The Betta splendens chromosome 4, fBetSpl5.4, whole genome shotgun sequence genome contains a region encoding:
- the cd226 gene encoding CD226 antigen isoform X4 translates to MEAVQKDHWYFVALVFLPFLKVSVQQKEVVTVRLEEGMVLDCLCPWDGNLSMVSWSKDLEKEPIALYHPEHGTIFSSRYSGRTEFLKTTPMDGSIAISNVTHQDIGTYHCSVQTFPQGPWIRTVEVEDLDEPPEEDQGTEPPTPEPVHADLTLVAEQNDNVTLSCHHQHSGTVYQVILERLPHGQRGTITGVCKHAEGNLVREDYSSRGTVNCASSLDLTLHLSNVTQEDGGFYRCRFSTDAGEQVTTVLLSVLTPDGISLSAFMMYIYIGVGTACIVLLIAIVILAVRHRKKKRRERYRAKLHPRQKQPNFYENIPLCPRITKKPRPIRNCPVYANVQTVRSQKTRRQPRDKFICTSCL, encoded by the exons ATGGAAGCTGTACAAAAGGACCACTGGTACTTTGTGGcacttgtttttctcccttttcttaAAG TTTCTGTCCAGCAGAAGGAGGTGGTTACAGTTCGTTTGGAGGAAGGGATGGTTCTGGACTGTCTGTGCCCCTGGGACGGCAACCTCAGCATGGTGTCCTGGAGCAAAGACTTAGAGAAGGAGCCAATAGCGCTCTACCATCCAGAGCACGGCACGATCTTCTCCAGTCGTTACAGTGGGAGGACAGAGTTCCTAAAGACCACACCGATGGATGGAAGCATCGCCATCAGTAATGTTACTCATCAGGACATTGGGACTTACCACTGCTCTGTTCAAACCTTCCCTCAAGGACCGTGGATCAGAACCGTTGAGGTGGAGGATTTAG ACGAACCCCCAGAAGAAGACCAAGGCACAGAGCCCCCTACGCCGGAGCCCGTTCATGCCGACCTAACGCTGGTGGCAGAGCAGAACGACAACGTGACCCTCAGCTGTCACCACCAACACAGCGGCACCGTTTACCAGGTCATCCTGGAGCGGCTGCCGCACGGCCAGCGCGGGACCATCACTGGGGTGTGTAAACACGCGGAGGGAAACCTGGTGAGGGAGGACTACAGCAGCAGGGGGACGGTCAACTGTGCCAGCAGCCTGGACCTCACCCTGCACCTGAGTAATGTGACACAAGAGGACGGGGGCTTCTACCGCTGCAGGTTCAGCACGGACGCGGGGGAGCAGGTCACTACTGTCCTGCTCTCCGTCCTCACACCGG ATGGAATCAGCCTGTCGGCCTTCATGATGTATATTTACATCGGCGTTGGGACTGCCTGCATCGTTCTGCTCATTGCCATCGTCATATTAGCAGTGCGTCACAG gaagaagaaaaggagagagagatacaGGGCCAAGCTTCACCCTCGTCAGAAACAG CCAAACTTCTATGAGAACATCCCTCTGTGTCCCAGGATTACAAAGAAGCCCCGGCCGATAAGAAACTGTCCCGTGTATGCCAACGTACAGACCGTGCGCTCGCAGAAAACCAGACGTCAGCCTCGTGATAAATTCATTTGCACCAGCTGCTTGTAg
- the cd226 gene encoding CD226 antigen isoform X2 codes for MEAVQKDHWYFVALVFLPFLKVSVQQKEVVTVRLEEGMVLDCLCPWDGNLSMVSWSKDLEKEPIALYHPEHGTIFSSRYSGRTEFLKTTPMDGSIAISNVTHQDIGTYHCSVQTFPQGPWIRTVEVEDLDEPPEEDQGTEPPTPEPVHADLTLVAEQNDNVTLSCHHQHSGTVYQVILERLPHGQRGTITGVCKHAEGNLVREDYSSRGTVNCASSLDLTLHLSNVTQEDGGFYRCRFSTDAGEQVTTVLLSVLTPADGISLSAFMMYIYIGVGTACIVLLIAIVILAVRHRKKKRRERYRAKLHPRQKQDYKEAPADKKLSRVCQRTDRALAENQTSAS; via the exons ATGGAAGCTGTACAAAAGGACCACTGGTACTTTGTGGcacttgtttttctcccttttcttaAAG TTTCTGTCCAGCAGAAGGAGGTGGTTACAGTTCGTTTGGAGGAAGGGATGGTTCTGGACTGTCTGTGCCCCTGGGACGGCAACCTCAGCATGGTGTCCTGGAGCAAAGACTTAGAGAAGGAGCCAATAGCGCTCTACCATCCAGAGCACGGCACGATCTTCTCCAGTCGTTACAGTGGGAGGACAGAGTTCCTAAAGACCACACCGATGGATGGAAGCATCGCCATCAGTAATGTTACTCATCAGGACATTGGGACTTACCACTGCTCTGTTCAAACCTTCCCTCAAGGACCGTGGATCAGAACCGTTGAGGTGGAGGATTTAG ACGAACCCCCAGAAGAAGACCAAGGCACAGAGCCCCCTACGCCGGAGCCCGTTCATGCCGACCTAACGCTGGTGGCAGAGCAGAACGACAACGTGACCCTCAGCTGTCACCACCAACACAGCGGCACCGTTTACCAGGTCATCCTGGAGCGGCTGCCGCACGGCCAGCGCGGGACCATCACTGGGGTGTGTAAACACGCGGAGGGAAACCTGGTGAGGGAGGACTACAGCAGCAGGGGGACGGTCAACTGTGCCAGCAGCCTGGACCTCACCCTGCACCTGAGTAATGTGACACAAGAGGACGGGGGCTTCTACCGCTGCAGGTTCAGCACGGACGCGGGGGAGCAGGTCACTACTGTCCTGCTCTCCGTCCTCACACCGG CAGATGGAATCAGCCTGTCGGCCTTCATGATGTATATTTACATCGGCGTTGGGACTGCCTGCATCGTTCTGCTCATTGCCATCGTCATATTAGCAGTGCGTCACAG gaagaagaaaaggagagagagatacaGGGCCAAGCTTCACCCTCGTCAGAAACAG GATTACAAAGAAGCCCCGGCCGATAAGAAACTGTCCCGTGTATGCCAACGTACAGACCGTGCGCTCGCAGAAAACCAGACGTCAGCCTCGTGA
- the cd226 gene encoding CD226 antigen isoform X1 translates to MEAVQKDHWYFVALVFLPFLKVSVQQKEVVTVRLEEGMVLDCLCPWDGNLSMVSWSKDLEKEPIALYHPEHGTIFSSRYSGRTEFLKTTPMDGSIAISNVTHQDIGTYHCSVQTFPQGPWIRTVEVEDLDEPPEEDQGTEPPTPEPVHADLTLVAEQNDNVTLSCHHQHSGTVYQVILERLPHGQRGTITGVCKHAEGNLVREDYSSRGTVNCASSLDLTLHLSNVTQEDGGFYRCRFSTDAGEQVTTVLLSVLTPADGISLSAFMMYIYIGVGTACIVLLIAIVILAVRHRKKKRRERYRAKLHPRQKQPNFYENIPLCPRITKKPRPIRNCPVYANVQTVRSQKTRRQPRDKFICTSCL, encoded by the exons ATGGAAGCTGTACAAAAGGACCACTGGTACTTTGTGGcacttgtttttctcccttttcttaAAG TTTCTGTCCAGCAGAAGGAGGTGGTTACAGTTCGTTTGGAGGAAGGGATGGTTCTGGACTGTCTGTGCCCCTGGGACGGCAACCTCAGCATGGTGTCCTGGAGCAAAGACTTAGAGAAGGAGCCAATAGCGCTCTACCATCCAGAGCACGGCACGATCTTCTCCAGTCGTTACAGTGGGAGGACAGAGTTCCTAAAGACCACACCGATGGATGGAAGCATCGCCATCAGTAATGTTACTCATCAGGACATTGGGACTTACCACTGCTCTGTTCAAACCTTCCCTCAAGGACCGTGGATCAGAACCGTTGAGGTGGAGGATTTAG ACGAACCCCCAGAAGAAGACCAAGGCACAGAGCCCCCTACGCCGGAGCCCGTTCATGCCGACCTAACGCTGGTGGCAGAGCAGAACGACAACGTGACCCTCAGCTGTCACCACCAACACAGCGGCACCGTTTACCAGGTCATCCTGGAGCGGCTGCCGCACGGCCAGCGCGGGACCATCACTGGGGTGTGTAAACACGCGGAGGGAAACCTGGTGAGGGAGGACTACAGCAGCAGGGGGACGGTCAACTGTGCCAGCAGCCTGGACCTCACCCTGCACCTGAGTAATGTGACACAAGAGGACGGGGGCTTCTACCGCTGCAGGTTCAGCACGGACGCGGGGGAGCAGGTCACTACTGTCCTGCTCTCCGTCCTCACACCGG CAGATGGAATCAGCCTGTCGGCCTTCATGATGTATATTTACATCGGCGTTGGGACTGCCTGCATCGTTCTGCTCATTGCCATCGTCATATTAGCAGTGCGTCACAG gaagaagaaaaggagagagagatacaGGGCCAAGCTTCACCCTCGTCAGAAACAG CCAAACTTCTATGAGAACATCCCTCTGTGTCCCAGGATTACAAAGAAGCCCCGGCCGATAAGAAACTGTCCCGTGTATGCCAACGTACAGACCGTGCGCTCGCAGAAAACCAGACGTCAGCCTCGTGATAAATTCATTTGCACCAGCTGCTTGTAg
- the cd226 gene encoding CD226 antigen isoform X3: MEAVQKDHWYFVALVFLPFLKVSVQQKEVVTVRLEEGMVLDCLCPWDGNLSMVSWSKDLEKEPIALYHPEHGTIFSSRYSGRTEFLKTTPMDGSIAISNVTHQDIGTYHCSVQTFPQGPWIRTVEVEDLDEPPEEDQGTEPPTPEPVHADLTLVAEQNDNVTLSCHHQHSGTVYQVILERLPHGQRGTITGVCKHAEGNLVREDYSSRGTVNCASSLDLTLHLSNVTQEDGGFYRCRFSTDAGEQVTTVLLSVLTPADGISLSAFMMYIYIGVGTACIVLLIAIVILAVRHRKKKRRERYRAKLHPRQKQKYGLFC, from the exons ATGGAAGCTGTACAAAAGGACCACTGGTACTTTGTGGcacttgtttttctcccttttcttaAAG TTTCTGTCCAGCAGAAGGAGGTGGTTACAGTTCGTTTGGAGGAAGGGATGGTTCTGGACTGTCTGTGCCCCTGGGACGGCAACCTCAGCATGGTGTCCTGGAGCAAAGACTTAGAGAAGGAGCCAATAGCGCTCTACCATCCAGAGCACGGCACGATCTTCTCCAGTCGTTACAGTGGGAGGACAGAGTTCCTAAAGACCACACCGATGGATGGAAGCATCGCCATCAGTAATGTTACTCATCAGGACATTGGGACTTACCACTGCTCTGTTCAAACCTTCCCTCAAGGACCGTGGATCAGAACCGTTGAGGTGGAGGATTTAG ACGAACCCCCAGAAGAAGACCAAGGCACAGAGCCCCCTACGCCGGAGCCCGTTCATGCCGACCTAACGCTGGTGGCAGAGCAGAACGACAACGTGACCCTCAGCTGTCACCACCAACACAGCGGCACCGTTTACCAGGTCATCCTGGAGCGGCTGCCGCACGGCCAGCGCGGGACCATCACTGGGGTGTGTAAACACGCGGAGGGAAACCTGGTGAGGGAGGACTACAGCAGCAGGGGGACGGTCAACTGTGCCAGCAGCCTGGACCTCACCCTGCACCTGAGTAATGTGACACAAGAGGACGGGGGCTTCTACCGCTGCAGGTTCAGCACGGACGCGGGGGAGCAGGTCACTACTGTCCTGCTCTCCGTCCTCACACCGG CAGATGGAATCAGCCTGTCGGCCTTCATGATGTATATTTACATCGGCGTTGGGACTGCCTGCATCGTTCTGCTCATTGCCATCGTCATATTAGCAGTGCGTCACAG gaagaagaaaaggagagagagatacaGGGCCAAGCTTCACCCTCGTCAGAAACAG AAATACGGGCTTTTCTGCTAG